A genomic window from Maridesulfovibrio sp. includes:
- a CDS encoding iron-containing alcohol dehydrogenase: protein MITTFQLANMIFTGADSLVKVPESIKAQGLKKPLIVTDKGVVKVGLLKKVTDVLESEGIPYAVYDETVPNPNEKNAEDSFNLYKKEDCDCLIGLGGGSPMDTAKACGILATSGGTIDYYRGMGLLKAPLPFYIAIPTTAGTGSESTCAAIITNTKDDHHWKMVILDGRLLPDVAVIDPVLMLGLPPAITASTGMDAMTHAIEAYLSVGSMEYSNALALGAIELVFKYLGRAVGNGNDLEAREKMAYAQTMAGMAFSNAGLGLVHSMAHPLSAFYHIAHGFANAVCLPTVLDYNKSVCPEKMAKIAQLGGITDLGNYPEDAGVEVIQRLNDAVGIPRTITEVGAMINVVIDPKDIESMSKDALNEVSTITTPKVPNLNDVVELYTKIW from the coding sequence ATGATTACTACATTTCAATTGGCCAACATGATCTTCACCGGTGCCGATTCTCTTGTCAAAGTACCTGAATCCATTAAAGCGCAAGGTCTGAAAAAACCTCTGATCGTAACGGACAAAGGTGTGGTTAAAGTAGGATTGCTCAAGAAGGTGACTGATGTTCTAGAAAGCGAAGGAATCCCCTATGCCGTATATGATGAGACGGTACCCAACCCCAATGAGAAAAATGCCGAAGATTCTTTTAATTTATACAAGAAAGAAGACTGCGACTGTCTGATCGGTCTGGGCGGCGGCAGCCCTATGGATACTGCCAAAGCCTGCGGAATTCTGGCCACAAGCGGTGGCACTATTGATTATTATCGCGGAATGGGACTTCTTAAAGCTCCCCTGCCTTTCTATATCGCTATTCCTACAACTGCAGGCACCGGCTCTGAATCCACATGTGCTGCCATCATTACCAATACCAAAGATGATCATCATTGGAAGATGGTTATTCTGGACGGACGACTGCTGCCTGATGTGGCTGTCATTGATCCCGTGCTCATGCTTGGTCTGCCGCCGGCAATAACAGCCTCCACCGGCATGGATGCCATGACCCATGCCATCGAAGCTTATCTGTCCGTCGGCTCCATGGAGTATTCCAACGCTTTGGCTCTCGGCGCAATAGAGCTTGTTTTCAAATATCTGGGCCGGGCTGTAGGTAATGGTAATGATCTGGAAGCAAGGGAAAAAATGGCTTACGCCCAGACCATGGCCGGTATGGCTTTCAGTAATGCCGGGCTGGGACTGGTTCATTCCATGGCACACCCCCTGAGTGCTTTTTATCATATCGCGCACGGCTTCGCCAACGCGGTCTGCCTGCCTACTGTGCTGGATTATAACAAGAGTGTCTGCCCTGAAAAGATGGCTAAGATTGCCCAATTGGGCGGAATTACCGATTTGGGTAACTACCCTGAAGATGCAGGAGTTGAAGTCATTCAACGACTGAATGATGCAGTCGGCATCCCTAGAACTATTACCGAGGTTGGAGCTATGATTAACGTCGTCATCGACCCCAAGGACATCGAGTCCATGTCCAAAGATGCGTTAAATGAAGTCTCAACCATCACTACTCCCAAGGTTCCAAACCTTAATGATGTCGTGGAGCTGTATACTAAGATCTGGTAG
- a CDS encoding Mpv17/PMP22 family protein yields the protein MKKTDPIAAIAIILAILLFTVVPESVPALGEFAKAHGFVMSFFKFAILGTLGEMVALRITSGRYISDGFGLLPRFAVWGSIGLVIHTAFIIFATGTPNFLLGLGFSLPQDALMAGDFATRLGLAFSISALMNILFAPVFMLAHGVVSMHIEKTGGSIRGFFSPINIGNMLSNIDWSMMWGFVFKKTIPYFWIPAHTITFMLPPELRVLFAASLGVVLGVILAFASLKNAVATA from the coding sequence ATGAAAAAGACTGATCCAATTGCCGCCATAGCCATCATTCTGGCTATCCTCTTGTTTACGGTGGTTCCTGAATCCGTGCCGGCACTTGGAGAGTTTGCCAAAGCGCACGGGTTTGTCATGAGCTTTTTCAAATTTGCCATTCTGGGCACTCTTGGAGAAATGGTCGCGCTCAGGATAACCTCCGGACGCTATATTAGTGATGGCTTTGGGCTGTTGCCGCGTTTTGCCGTCTGGGGTTCCATCGGGCTCGTAATCCACACCGCTTTCATCATATTCGCCACCGGAACACCTAACTTCCTTCTTGGTCTGGGCTTTTCACTACCGCAGGATGCTCTGATGGCGGGGGATTTTGCCACCCGTTTGGGACTGGCCTTTTCTATCAGTGCTTTGATGAATATCCTGTTTGCTCCTGTCTTCATGCTGGCGCATGGAGTAGTTTCCATGCATATCGAGAAAACAGGCGGCTCCATAAGAGGTTTTTTTTCACCTATCAACATTGGTAACATGTTGAGCAACATTGACTGGAGCATGATGTGGGGATTCGTTTTCAAGAAGACCATTCCGTATTTCTGGATTCCAGCTCATACAATCACATTTATGCTTCCACCTGAACTGCGCGTACTCTTTGCCGCATCGTTGGGGGTTGTGCTGGGCGTCATTCTTGCTTTCGCAAGTCTTAAAAACGCTGTGGCTACCGCATAA
- a CDS encoding sigma-54-dependent Fis family transcriptional regulator codes for MSTSASKKLRCLSDDEITAPFEKSAFESFYSEFDSSGTSHSVLWKKIREARAAYHNGQQIDSSLVRPHILRSWNRSRQGNAPVSGLPSVRLSNTEMQRIIKRNEFLLSTAKPIMEELLANIHPTKNCLILTDSNGAYIHTVGDGFGFGRGATSPLRGLVSGEAIEGTTAMGICRVEQQATCVLGCEHYNYNFDGWSCSAAPIFDHRNEFSGTISMTMERDCFNHHVFGLIIAAAKAVTEQMSLRHLLQETRTIMDILGEAVVVLDKSGGIRMMNKYAKQLFRIDSDVSGRLFTEVAESVEGRKFPEPGIRSTDCECSLRLEDGTILQCLYSSSPVPEGGLCLTLRESRRVNQLTNRMTRAKAIYKFSDILGEAHTTRQTIMMAQKASENSMTTLILGESGVGKELFAQAIHNTSARKQYPFIVINCGAIPRDLVQSELFGYEAGAFTGAARQGAPGKFELADGGTLFLDEIGDMPLAAQANLLRVLQEGEVTRVGGKRSRRVDVRVVAATHRDLVHCVESGTFRHDLYYRLNVLVINVPPLRQREGDIPLLADFFLRKMASSLGKELYGFTSGAIDALESYEWPGNIRELENIIERTAVMANGPLIGSEDLLPALKQTTNQVGAVSNPAQSNDSTPNCDEMAKQILFETLHATKGNVQATAKKIGVSRVTLYAQIRRYGFSLDSFRT; via the coding sequence ATGTCAACATCCGCTTCAAAGAAACTTAGGTGTCTTAGCGACGATGAGATCACTGCACCTTTCGAAAAAAGTGCTTTTGAAAGTTTTTACAGTGAATTTGACTCTTCTGGGACCTCCCATTCCGTTTTGTGGAAGAAGATCCGCGAGGCTCGTGCTGCATATCATAATGGACAGCAAATAGATTCCTCTCTGGTTAGACCACATATCCTTCGTTCCTGGAATCGTTCCAGGCAGGGCAATGCTCCCGTATCAGGATTGCCCTCGGTCCGCCTGAGCAATACGGAAATGCAGCGAATTATTAAGCGCAATGAGTTTCTTCTCTCCACCGCCAAGCCTATTATGGAAGAGTTGCTTGCGAATATCCATCCGACCAAGAATTGCCTTATCCTGACTGATTCTAACGGAGCCTATATACATACAGTAGGTGACGGATTCGGGTTCGGGCGCGGGGCGACCAGCCCTTTGCGGGGACTGGTCAGCGGTGAGGCTATTGAAGGAACCACCGCAATGGGCATCTGCCGGGTGGAGCAACAGGCAACCTGTGTATTGGGCTGTGAACATTATAATTATAATTTTGATGGCTGGTCCTGCTCAGCGGCACCAATCTTCGATCACCGGAATGAATTTTCCGGAACTATTTCCATGACCATGGAAAGGGACTGCTTTAACCATCATGTCTTCGGCTTGATTATAGCGGCGGCTAAAGCAGTTACAGAGCAGATGAGTCTTAGACATCTGCTACAGGAAACCAGAACAATAATGGATATTCTTGGTGAGGCCGTAGTTGTTCTGGATAAATCCGGTGGCATACGGATGATGAACAAATATGCTAAACAGTTATTTCGTATAGATAGTGATGTGTCAGGCCGTTTGTTTACCGAGGTGGCGGAATCGGTGGAGGGGCGGAAGTTTCCCGAACCCGGCATACGAAGTACCGACTGTGAATGTTCCTTGCGCCTAGAGGATGGAACAATCCTACAATGTCTGTATTCGTCATCTCCGGTTCCTGAAGGAGGGCTCTGCCTGACCCTACGTGAGAGTAGAAGGGTTAATCAATTAACCAACAGGATGACCAGAGCCAAAGCGATCTATAAATTTTCCGATATCCTCGGTGAGGCCCATACAACACGCCAAACCATAATGATGGCGCAAAAGGCCAGCGAAAATTCCATGACCACATTAATTCTCGGAGAAAGCGGAGTGGGAAAGGAATTATTTGCTCAGGCCATTCACAATACAAGTGCCAGAAAACAGTATCCGTTCATTGTTATCAATTGTGGAGCCATTCCACGTGATCTGGTCCAGAGCGAACTTTTTGGCTATGAGGCCGGTGCTTTTACAGGGGCCGCTCGTCAGGGTGCTCCCGGAAAATTTGAGCTTGCTGATGGCGGAACATTATTTCTGGATGAAATCGGAGACATGCCGCTGGCCGCTCAGGCCAATCTGCTGCGCGTATTACAGGAAGGGGAAGTAACCCGTGTAGGCGGCAAAAGGTCCCGGCGGGTGGATGTTCGTGTAGTGGCTGCGACTCATCGTGATCTGGTCCATTGCGTGGAGAGCGGAACGTTCCGTCATGACCTGTATTACAGGTTGAATGTTCTTGTCATCAACGTACCGCCTTTAAGGCAGCGCGAGGGAGATATTCCTTTGCTGGCCGATTTTTTTCTACGGAAGATGGCCAGTTCTTTGGGCAAAGAACTGTATGGTTTTACCAGCGGCGCCATTGACGCTCTGGAAAGCTATGAATGGCCGGGAAATATCAGGGAGCTGGAAAATATTATTGAAAGGACCGCAGTCATGGCAAACGGTCCCCTGATCGGAAGTGAAGATTTATTGCCAGCCCTCAAGCAAACCACAAATCAGGTGGGGGCTGTCTCAAATCCTGCGCAGTCCAATGACAGTACTCCGAACTGTGATGAAATGGCGAAACAAATATTATTTGAAACTCTTCATGCGACTAAAGGCAATGTACAGGCTACAGCAAAGAAAATCGGTGTATCCCGCGTAACCCTGTATGCTCAGATTCGGCGCTACGGTTTTTCTCTGGACTCATTTCGCACATAA
- a CDS encoding efflux RND transporter periplasmic adaptor subunit, which translates to MFKSYNFNTISRLTILISLMVLSCTGCKNDAPAQAAGHSAQTVQVEVEPVKTILSHETMELPGRISARRVAQVRARVAGIILSRDFTEGSYVEKGQPLFHIDPAMYQANLAQAKADLAKANTSMADLKVTADRYAKLIKTKSISQQEYDTALNNYKAAVATKNAAEAAVRSMALSMSYATVTAPISGRIGKALVTEGALVGKNEATHLATIQQLDPIYADINQPVSEYLRFKANMNEGLRSQGKLDVELSLENINYTARGKLLFSDVTVDQATGQVALRCEFSNKDGMLLPGMFVRIKIELGEGMESIFVPQKSVLLNSDGSAHVFVVDQQKIAHSKVVKTGRMNGGLWQITSGLTAGEQLVVTGVDKIRDGMTVAVKKNTAGPVAMNETTKAQQ; encoded by the coding sequence ATGTTTAAATCATATAATTTTAATACAATCTCGAGACTTACAATACTCATTAGTCTTATGGTTTTGAGCTGTACAGGTTGTAAAAATGATGCCCCAGCTCAAGCCGCAGGGCATTCAGCTCAAACAGTACAGGTGGAAGTCGAACCCGTAAAAACAATCCTGTCTCACGAAACAATGGAGCTTCCCGGACGAATTTCTGCACGCAGGGTGGCACAGGTGCGTGCCCGGGTAGCAGGAATCATCCTCAGCCGTGACTTTACGGAAGGGAGCTACGTAGAAAAAGGACAACCCCTTTTTCATATTGATCCGGCAATGTATCAGGCAAATCTGGCTCAAGCCAAGGCGGACCTTGCCAAAGCAAACACCAGCATGGCTGATCTCAAAGTAACCGCAGACCGCTACGCCAAACTCATCAAGACCAAATCCATCAGCCAGCAGGAATACGATACGGCACTTAACAATTACAAAGCCGCTGTAGCGACTAAAAACGCCGCAGAAGCAGCCGTAAGAAGCATGGCCCTTAGTATGAGCTATGCCACTGTAACCGCACCCATATCCGGCCGCATAGGCAAGGCCTTGGTTACTGAAGGAGCGCTTGTCGGCAAAAACGAAGCAACTCATCTGGCAACAATCCAGCAGCTTGATCCTATTTACGCCGATATAAACCAGCCAGTTTCAGAATACCTCAGATTCAAGGCCAATATGAATGAGGGGCTGCGCAGTCAAGGAAAACTGGATGTTGAACTCTCCCTTGAGAACATCAATTACACCGCAAGAGGAAAACTTCTTTTTTCCGATGTAACCGTTGATCAGGCAACCGGACAGGTCGCCCTGCGCTGCGAATTTTCTAACAAAGACGGGATGCTGCTGCCCGGCATGTTTGTCAGGATCAAAATAGAGCTGGGAGAAGGAATGGAATCCATTTTTGTCCCCCAGAAATCAGTTCTTCTCAATTCAGACGGAAGTGCCCACGTATTCGTTGTTGACCAGCAGAAGATCGCCCATTCAAAAGTGGTTAAAACCGGAAGAATGAACGGCGGACTGTGGCAAATCACCTCGGGGCTGACCGCAGGAGAACAACTGGTGGTAACCGGGGTGGATAAAATCCGGGATGGTATGACCGTGGCAGTTAAAAAGAATACAGCTGGACCGGTCGCCATGAATGAAACAACTAAAGCTCAGCAGTAA
- a CDS encoding multidrug efflux RND transporter permease subunit — protein sequence MSRFFIDRPNFAWVVALFISIAGMLAIPNMAVEKYPQVAPPQIRISVSYPGASATDINDSAVSLIEEELNGAKGLLYYESASSSSGSADVTVTFAPGTDPDLAQVDVQNRVKKAESRLPETVRDMGIDIEQANSGFLMIYALKYKEDNEHNDPQRLADLMARNLNNEIRRVDGVGTLRFFASESAMRIWVDPQKLLSYGLSITDVNKALDDQNVQVAAGRFGGRPVDSDQQLTATFKVQGLLESPEEFGKILLHANLDGSTVHLSDVAKIEIGPESYASSARLNGIPTAAAAIQLAPGANALGTVERVQARLDELSRTLPSDIEIAIPLDTSKFVEVAIEKVVHTLLEAVLLVFLVMFLFLQDFRYTLIPSIVVPVCVLGAFAVMAALGFSINMMTMFGMVLAIGILVDDAIVVVENVERIMSEEGLPPREATIKAMGQISGAVIGITLVLSAVFLPLAFMSGSVGVIYRQFAVSVAVSILISGFLALTMTPALCSTILKPVAKGHHASKRGFFGLFNRAFDKVGRRYERVTGSLVKRAGTCMVLYAALVGLLGYNFINLPESFVPSEDLGNYFASVMLPPGATYSRTLDVVENMEEYFSSRPAGLSLITVLGFSFSGQGENAALAIPRLKDWSERDEGQSAAAEVGMANRVLSQNMDGRIFAVNPAPIDGLGNTGGFALRLQNRGGLSQAQFAKAMGMLLDKANQSPVILYARLDGLPDAPQLKLEIDREKAETLGVSFSDIRTALTSNYGSKMVTDFVNSGRVQRVVVQASAESRKNPESLNNVYVPNAHGEQVPLTALIHTKWETAPVQIVRYNGYNAYKIAGSPAPGYSSGEVMAELERIMQDLPTGVGYEWTELSYQEKLAGAQASKLFALALVVVFLLLVALYESWAIPFSVMLIVPLGVLGAVAAVSLFGMANGVYFKVGLITIIGLASKNAILIVEVAKQFYDEGCSLVESATRSARLRFRPIVMTSMAFILGVVPLAIATGAGAASQRAIGIGVIGGMLSATVLGILYAPVFFVWVLSIVKKLKRKPSAEAQAFHATKECHE from the coding sequence ATGTCCAGATTTTTTATCGACCGACCAAACTTTGCATGGGTGGTGGCCCTGTTCATATCCATTGCCGGTATGCTGGCTATTCCCAATATGGCTGTGGAAAAATACCCGCAGGTTGCCCCCCCTCAGATTCGTATCTCAGTTTCATACCCCGGTGCATCCGCAACCGACATCAACGATTCCGCTGTGAGTCTCATTGAGGAAGAGCTCAACGGGGCCAAGGGATTGCTTTACTATGAATCCGCAAGCAGTTCCTCCGGTTCCGCAGATGTTACCGTCACCTTCGCTCCTGGAACAGACCCTGATCTGGCTCAGGTCGACGTGCAGAATAGGGTTAAAAAGGCTGAATCAAGGCTTCCTGAAACTGTACGCGATATGGGTATAGACATTGAACAGGCCAACTCCGGCTTCCTGATGATCTATGCCCTAAAATACAAAGAAGATAATGAACATAATGATCCGCAACGACTCGCGGATTTAATGGCCAGAAACCTCAACAATGAAATCCGCAGAGTAGATGGAGTGGGAACACTTCGTTTCTTTGCCTCCGAAAGCGCCATGCGTATCTGGGTCGATCCGCAGAAGCTGCTCAGTTACGGTCTTTCCATTACAGATGTAAACAAAGCTCTTGATGACCAGAACGTGCAGGTTGCTGCCGGTAGATTCGGCGGACGCCCTGTGGACTCAGATCAGCAGTTGACCGCGACTTTCAAAGTTCAGGGGCTGCTTGAATCTCCGGAAGAATTCGGAAAGATACTGCTTCATGCCAATCTTGATGGATCGACCGTGCATCTCTCCGATGTTGCAAAAATCGAAATCGGACCGGAATCATATGCCAGTTCTGCAAGGTTAAATGGAATTCCCACTGCAGCAGCAGCGATCCAACTTGCTCCCGGCGCCAACGCCTTAGGCACGGTAGAAAGAGTACAGGCCCGCCTTGACGAACTGTCTAGAACACTACCTTCGGATATTGAAATCGCCATCCCTCTGGACACCTCAAAGTTCGTTGAAGTGGCTATTGAGAAAGTTGTGCATACCCTTTTGGAAGCGGTGTTGCTCGTTTTTCTGGTTATGTTCCTTTTTTTGCAGGATTTTCGTTATACGCTGATCCCAAGTATTGTTGTACCGGTCTGTGTGCTTGGGGCATTTGCCGTCATGGCCGCTCTCGGCTTCTCCATCAACATGATGACTATGTTCGGGATGGTTCTCGCCATCGGCATACTTGTCGATGACGCCATCGTTGTCGTCGAAAACGTTGAACGTATCATGTCTGAAGAAGGGCTGCCCCCGCGTGAAGCGACCATCAAAGCTATGGGACAAATCTCCGGAGCGGTAATCGGCATTACGCTCGTGCTTTCCGCCGTATTCCTGCCGCTGGCTTTCATGAGCGGATCAGTTGGGGTCATTTATCGTCAGTTTGCGGTTTCCGTTGCGGTCTCCATTCTCATATCCGGCTTTCTGGCTCTGACTATGACACCGGCCCTATGCTCCACAATCCTTAAACCGGTTGCCAAAGGGCATCACGCAAGTAAACGGGGATTTTTCGGTCTATTCAACCGAGCCTTTGATAAAGTGGGCCGACGCTACGAAAGGGTTACCGGATCTCTGGTGAAACGGGCAGGCACATGCATGGTTCTTTACGCAGCTCTCGTAGGACTGCTTGGGTATAATTTTATCAATCTTCCTGAATCATTTGTTCCTTCCGAAGACCTTGGAAACTATTTTGCCAGTGTCATGCTCCCTCCGGGAGCAACATACTCCAGAACTCTCGATGTTGTCGAAAATATGGAAGAATACTTCAGTTCTCGTCCGGCAGGCTTGAGTCTGATCACGGTGCTCGGATTTAGTTTCTCCGGACAAGGGGAAAATGCTGCTTTGGCTATCCCCCGGTTAAAAGACTGGTCGGAACGTGATGAAGGACAATCTGCGGCTGCCGAAGTGGGCATGGCAAACCGTGTTCTTTCGCAGAATATGGACGGTAGGATTTTCGCAGTAAACCCGGCTCCCATTGACGGTCTCGGTAACACCGGCGGATTCGCGTTACGTCTCCAGAATCGGGGAGGTCTCAGTCAGGCTCAATTCGCCAAAGCAATGGGTATGCTTCTGGATAAAGCCAACCAGTCACCGGTAATTCTATACGCCAGATTGGACGGCTTGCCTGATGCACCGCAGCTGAAACTTGAGATAGACCGCGAAAAAGCGGAAACCCTCGGCGTGAGTTTTTCTGATATCAGGACAGCACTGACCAGTAACTACGGTTCCAAAATGGTTACTGACTTTGTTAATTCCGGCAGGGTCCAGCGTGTAGTTGTTCAGGCCAGTGCCGAAAGTCGCAAGAACCCGGAAAGCCTAAACAACGTATATGTTCCAAACGCCCATGGCGAACAGGTTCCCCTGACCGCACTGATCCATACCAAATGGGAAACCGCCCCTGTTCAGATTGTCCGCTACAATGGATACAATGCCTATAAGATCGCAGGTTCTCCTGCTCCCGGCTACAGTTCCGGTGAAGTCATGGCCGAACTTGAGCGCATAATGCAGGATCTGCCTACAGGTGTAGGTTACGAATGGACGGAGTTGTCATATCAGGAAAAATTGGCAGGAGCACAGGCTTCAAAACTCTTTGCGCTTGCACTTGTTGTGGTCTTTTTGCTGTTGGTGGCTCTTTACGAAAGCTGGGCCATTCCATTCTCGGTAATGCTTATCGTACCCTTGGGGGTGCTTGGAGCAGTGGCAGCAGTCTCGCTTTTCGGTATGGCAAACGGCGTTTATTTCAAGGTCGGCCTGATTACCATCATCGGCCTTGCCTCCAAGAACGCAATTCTCATCGTTGAAGTTGCCAAACAGTTTTATGATGAAGGCTGTAGTCTGGTTGAATCTGCTACCCGTAGTGCCAGACTCCGCTTCAGACCCATCGTAATGACCTCAATGGCCTTCATTCTCGGCGTTGTGCCTTTGGCAATTGCGACTGGAGCCGGAGCTGCAAGTCAGCGGGCTATTGGTATCGGGGTCATCGGCGGCATGCTCAGTGCGACAGTTCTTGGAATTCTTTATGCCCCGGTTTTCTTTGTCTGGGTACTTTCCATTGTAAAAAAGCTAAAACGCAAGCCCTCAGCTGAAGCACAAGCCTTTCATGCAACCAAAGAGTGTCACGAATAG
- a CDS encoding DUF4405 domain-containing protein has product MLDKMTDRSFLSPVVAFTFIPMTITGILMLFHVHFPGIKDIHEWIGLAFAIFSSFHIAINWKPFMGYLSKPLIRYALAIAVALIIVCCIIGATNYDHTRGYQNSRHSLVERY; this is encoded by the coding sequence ATGCTTGATAAAATGACTGACCGTTCATTTCTATCACCTGTTGTAGCATTTACGTTTATTCCCATGACAATCACCGGAATATTAATGCTGTTCCACGTTCATTTTCCGGGGATAAAAGATATTCATGAATGGATCGGACTGGCCTTTGCTATCTTCAGCTCCTTTCATATTGCTATAAACTGGAAACCGTTCATGGGATACTTGAGCAAACCTTTGATCAGGTACGCCCTGGCGATTGCTGTTGCACTGATCATCGTCTGCTGTATAATCGGTGCAACCAATTATGATCATACGCGCGGTTACCAAAACTCAAGGCATTCGCTTGTTGAAAGGTATTAA
- a CDS encoding response regulator transcription factor, giving the protein MGISVLLVEDDFDLAAAVVGFLELEEISCDHASNGVHGLELATTNHYDVLLLDVMLPRMSGVNLCEQLRKKGIDTPILMLTALDTIDDKIAGFNAGTDDYLAKPFEMEELQLRIRALSRRRSRQARKLKVADLEMNLDTHETYRGDTLLQLTPTEWKLLEELVTNSPRVVSREQLEQTVWDDVEPSSSLLKVYINKLRKKVDISPFSPLIHTLPGVGIVLKAKDENEQ; this is encoded by the coding sequence ATGGGTATTTCCGTATTACTGGTGGAAGATGATTTTGATCTGGCTGCAGCTGTAGTCGGCTTTCTGGAACTTGAAGAAATTTCCTGCGACCATGCCTCCAACGGAGTACATGGGCTGGAACTGGCTACTACTAATCATTATGACGTACTTCTGCTGGATGTAATGCTTCCCCGGATGAGTGGAGTGAACCTATGCGAACAGTTACGCAAAAAAGGTATTGATACCCCGATCCTGATGTTGACTGCTCTGGACACTATTGATGATAAGATCGCCGGGTTTAATGCCGGGACAGACGATTATCTTGCCAAGCCCTTTGAAATGGAAGAATTGCAATTACGAATCAGGGCGTTATCCAGACGGCGCAGCAGGCAAGCCCGCAAACTGAAGGTCGCGGATCTGGAAATGAATCTTGATACCCATGAGACTTATCGTGGCGACACCCTTCTTCAACTGACTCCTACAGAATGGAAACTTCTTGAAGAGCTTGTTACTAACAGCCCCAGAGTCGTCTCAAGAGAGCAATTGGAACAGACTGTATGGGATGATGTCGAGCCGTCTTCAAGTCTTTTGAAAGTATATATCAATAAATTGCGTAAGAAAGTTGATATTTCCCCTTTTTCTCCGCTAATCCATACTCTTCCGGGAGTGGGGATAGTTCTCAAAGCGAAGGACGAAAATGAGCAATAG
- a CDS encoding HAMP domain-containing sensor histidine kinase, protein MQVVFFALTACALLIVSYSILVNFYFEKGLLLSVRHRLELEASSYAKAYLNNPNVALPAAANFKTYLNYDHLPKIIRSRVEEQQLPQIGFCLIRSDNIKDMFYFVYAWTRPDGNELYFVYSLGQEDKFELIHTAEHALLYYAIGTGVAAFLIIIIIAIFMIRRITKKVLLLTDWAFSLNKDNIESAPPDCQYKELNDLAILFKKNMSRQLAGIRREQKFLRNASHELRTPVAVLQTNMDWLKRLGASSEKQYDKPLSGMSTAIKNMKELTSTILWSGKRDISSIPKAEIKIREQILRIISDNSYLLKNKDIQIFNHLEDKTMVTSEAIARIIWSNVIRNAFQHTDEGAININLSGHILTVNNDLPPNNDEYANDSFGLGLMLIQDLVERIGWELIIKQEPNIYSVTLHMHSS, encoded by the coding sequence ATGCAGGTTGTTTTTTTTGCCCTGACAGCCTGCGCCCTGCTGATTGTTTCCTATTCAATTCTGGTAAATTTTTATTTCGAAAAAGGATTATTGCTCTCCGTCAGACACAGACTGGAGCTCGAAGCTTCGTCATATGCAAAGGCATATTTAAATAACCCCAATGTGGCATTGCCGGCCGCTGCAAATTTCAAAACCTATCTGAATTATGACCATCTCCCCAAAATCATTAGGTCAAGAGTAGAGGAGCAACAGCTGCCACAGATCGGTTTTTGCCTTATCAGATCCGACAACATCAAAGATATGTTTTACTTTGTCTACGCATGGACCCGCCCGGATGGTAATGAATTGTACTTTGTTTACAGTCTGGGACAGGAAGATAAATTTGAGCTTATACACACAGCTGAACATGCCTTGCTGTATTATGCCATCGGAACCGGGGTTGCAGCGTTCCTTATCATAATCATTATCGCAATCTTCATGATCCGACGCATCACCAAGAAAGTTTTGCTGCTCACCGACTGGGCTTTTAGCTTGAATAAAGACAATATCGAATCCGCTCCTCCGGATTGTCAGTATAAGGAACTGAATGACCTAGCTATACTATTCAAAAAAAATATGAGCCGCCAACTTGCCGGAATCCGCAGGGAACAGAAATTTCTTCGCAATGCCAGCCACGAACTCCGCACTCCTGTCGCTGTACTGCAGACCAATATGGACTGGCTTAAACGTCTCGGAGCGAGTTCAGAAAAACAATATGACAAGCCCCTCTCCGGTATGTCTACGGCGATCAAAAATATGAAAGAGTTGACTTCGACGATTCTCTGGAGCGGTAAAAGAGATATATCTTCCATTCCGAAGGCGGAAATAAAAATCAGGGAACAGATTCTAAGAATTATATCCGACAATTCTTATCTTCTAAAAAACAAAGATATTCAGATTTTCAACCATCTTGAAGATAAAACCATGGTCACCTCGGAAGCCATTGCCCGCATTATCTGGAGCAATGTTATCCGCAATGCCTTTCAGCACACAGACGAAGGGGCAATCAATATAAATCTGTCCGGTCACATACTGACCGTTAACAACGATCTTCCCCCTAACAACGACGAATATGCAAATGATAGTTTCGGTTTGGGGCTGATGCTGATTCAGGATCTTGTAGAAAGAATTGGTTGGGAATTAATCATCAAACAAGAACCCAATATCTATTCCGTAACTCTGCACATGCATTCATCCTAA